One genomic segment of Tursiops truncatus isolate mTurTru1 chromosome 4, mTurTru1.mat.Y, whole genome shotgun sequence includes these proteins:
- the GHSR gene encoding growth hormone secretagogue receptor type 1: MWNATPSEEPGPNLTLPDLGWDAAPDNDSLVDELLPLFPAPLLAGVTATCVALFVVGIAGNLLTMLVVSRFRELRTTTNLYLSSMAFSDLLIFLCMPLDLVRLWHYRPWNLGDLLCKLFQFVSESCTYATVLTITALSVERYFAICFPLRAKVVVTKGRVKLVILVIWAVAFCSAGPIFVLVGVEHENGTDPRDTNECRATEFAVRSGLLTVMVWVSSVFFFLPVFCLTVLYSLIGRKLWRRRRGEAAVGASLRDQNHKQTVKMLAVVVFAFILCWLPFHVGRYLFSKSFEPGSLEIAQISQYCNLVSFVLFYLSAAINPILYNIMSKKYRVAVFKLLGFEPFSQRKLSTLKDESSRVWTESSINT, from the exons ATGTGGAACGCGACGCCGAGCGAGGAGCCGGGGCCCAACCTCACGCTGCCGGACCTGGGCTGGGACGCTGCGCCTGACAACGACTCGCTGGTCGACGAGCTGCTGCCGCTCTTCCCCGCGCCGCTGCTGGCGGGCGTCACAGCCACCTGCGTGGCGCTCTTCGTGGTGGGCATCGCGGGCAACCTGCTCACCATGCTGGTGGTGTCGCGCTTCCGCGAGCTGCGTACCACCACCAACCTCTACCTGTCCAGCATGGCCTTCTCCGACCTACTCATCTTCCTCTGCATGCCCCTCGACCTCGTCCGCCTCTGGCATTACCGGCCCTGGAACTTGGGTGACCTGCTCTGCAAACTCTTCCAGTTCGTCAGCGAGAGCTGCACCTACGCCACGGTGCTCACCATCACCGCGCTGAGCGTCGAACGCTACTTCGCCATCTGCTTCCCGCTGCGGGCCAAGGTGGTGGTCACCAAGGGCCGGGTGAAGCTGGTCATCCTGGTCATCTGGGCCGTGGCCTTCTGCAGCGCCGGGCCCATCTTCGTGCTGGTCGGGGTGGAGCATGAGAACGGCACCGACCCTCGGGACACCAACGAGTGCCGCGCCACGGAGTTCGCGGTGCGCTCGGGACTGCTCACCGTCATGGTGTGGGTGTCCAGcgtcttcttcttcctccctgtTTTCTGCCtcactgtgctctacagcctCATCGGCAGGAAGCTGTGGAGGAGGAGACGCGGCGAGGCAGCGGTGGGCGCCTCGCTCAGGGACCAGAACCACAAACAAACCGTGAAGATGCTGG CTGTAGTGGTTTTTGCTTTCATCCTCTGCTGGCTGCCCTTCCATGTAGGGcgatatttattttccaaatcctTCGAGCCTGGCTCCTTGGAGATTGCTCAGATCAGCCAATACTGCAACCTCGTCTCCTTCGTCCTCTTCTACCTCAGCGCCGCCATCAACCCCATTCTGTACAACATCATGTCCAAGAAGTACCGGGTGGCAGTGTTCAAActtctgggatttgaacccttcTCCCAGAGGAAGCTCTCCACTCTGAAGGATGAAAGTTCTAGGGTCTGGACAGAATCTAGTATTAATACATGA